The window AAGtaaatattcaattttgatgggtttttttttgaatttttttttatggtttttaAGAGAtgttaaccaaacaaaaaaaaatatgatttaggTTTCGACTTAGAAAcaacaatatataaatatgatttagTTATAAACCAGTCAAACAGAAAAACCATCACTTTATCAATGCATCATAGTAGCATAAACTATACAtcataaaaatagagaaaatgtaAATCTGACAttattatcttttctttttaacttacgaaataaaataacaaatagaagaaaaataacGAAGTTGAAacctatatataaataaaagtatcaagagattctatattttttttgggaaaCAAAAGAATTACATAAATAAGGTTTATACCAGTCCACCGAACAATCAAACCAGCCGCCCTCTAACCGTAACCGAACCGGACACAGGATGGTTCGTCAGTGGCAAAACTTTCAAATTTACGcggaaaataagaaaaagacaAGAAGAACAGGGAGGAGCACGGCGGAGAAGACAGAGAACTCTGTCCGGAAACCACCGTTGGGAAGAAAAGGGTAAGCGTCAGGAGGAGGCATGACGCAGTTGTCTCCGTTAAAGTAGATCCTACGAGGAAAAGCCCATCCTTTCTCGAACGTGAAGGTTGATTGATCTTTACGGAACAAAATCTCCGACTGCACATTCCCAAGAGGCCCTGCTTCTGACAAGAAGTCGTTGTAGAACTTCATTCCCCACAGCATCGCCGTATCGTctgcaaataaataaaaaaaagaatcaatctTTATGATCCACACCACAGAAGATAGAATCATAGAATCAGTGGATGTGTGTGTGTTTACTTAATCCAGCGTAAGGAGAGAGAGATTTGTAGTTGAAGCTGAAGATCTGAGTGATGTTGTCGAGGTTAGGATGCTGAGCAACCATGTTCCACTGCGAGTAGTTTAAACGGTAGTTGAAGTTTGTGATTGTGATCTTCACTCGCCAATACTCTTTGTAGTTCTGCTTCACGTGCCAATGCACTCGGATGGGACACAAGTGTCTCGTGCATTGCACCAACGGCGGTAAGATCGTTCCTTTCTTGGTCGGTGGTGAGACAACAGACGCCAAGTGAGGTGTGTCCGGGCTGCAATGTCACAAAGTTTAAGactttgttgttttaaaaaaaaaaaactgaaaccaaaaagaaacaaaggttGAGACTATGACTCACTCGAGACAGGCGCCAGATtctgttttgttgttttggCATCCGCAAGCGCAAGTTGGACATCCGACAATGGTCTCGTTGTaaaaagaagacaaagaaaCGCAGCAGGTTGGGGTTCTTTGAGCAAGGAACTGCGAGTATGTGCACGTAATGTTCCATGTCACTGCAATGATTGAAAACTGTTAGAACGAAGACAAATGCTACAATATAAAAACGTATTCTTGATTCTTACTCATGGCCTGAGTGGTTCTGCGAGTGTCCGGGGTGACAAACTGGGTTGGTCTCACAATCTTAGCAGGGCCGCAAGTGTAGCCTGGACCAGGGCCCATGAGAGTGAAGTTTCTCGGCACGCGGACGGTTTTGTTCGTGGTTCCAGCAGCGCCAACGCTGATCTGGAAGGAGCTAGCTGCAGTGCCAGGGTCTTGAACCCATGAGTTGAGGACACCGCCTTTGCAGCAGTTTGCAATCTGCTGGTTGTAAGGAGTCCCCGGGAGCAAATCTACAACCGTTGGATCTTTCTTACAACAATGCGGTAAGTTTCCTTTGTACTTTGAACAGTCACCTGTTTAAAACAttgaaacatataaaataaaactccCAATAACTCGTAATCAGACCATATAGATTAGTGCTCTAGTTGACCTTGTTCGGTTGTTTGTGCTCCGACCATACTCCATATAACTTCCTTCTTAGCCCACTTCCAGCCTAATGTCCATCCTGGAGATGGAATGTGTCTGTACTTCTGGAAGTTGAACATGGTAACCACGGCCTAGATCACaaacaaataaacaattttAGCAATTAAAACCGATAAAATTAAACAAgttatttatgtgttttttttctagTTGTTAAAACTTACAACATAGCCATCAGGAGTCCAGCTCATGACATCCCATTTCATTGTAATGTTGCCTTCTGGATCTAGCGCATCATATGCTTCTGCCAAAACGGTTTTAccaattatataaaacaaaaggtTAGAACTTTGTTTCTACTTCTCCAACTTTGCTAGCATGTTTAGAACTCATAACTATTGGTTTGTATAAAAGCCAGAAACAGACCAAACTGTCCGCATAACTAAAAGTATGCATCAAGTTCTGTACTTCTCGGAAAGTTTCTATTTTTGGATCTTGAAAAGCATAGAACATACAACATTACTAAAAACATAGGAAGCACTAATATGTAAACTGAAGTCACAGTTTTAGGATCTGAGATTTGCAAAAGAATTTTGTTTCAGTAATTGAATAAAGATCTAGCATTGCCACCAAGAAGACAATTATGTAACagagtataaaaaaaaaaaaagaagcagatAAATGTAATAAGGAGAGTAAGAAGTCACCTGTGGAAGTaaaggaagaggaagaaacCAAGAAGACGATCCCTACGGCCAAGAAACTCATCTTGGAGACAATGGAGGTGGATCTGGAGATGAAAGACTCCATTTTTTGTTATTCCTCTGTTGATCAGAGCAACGGAGCTTGTTCCAGATCCCTCTTAGATGGGTCTGGTTAAAATCTTAAAACGAATCAATCTCAGAGTAATAAGCTTTGCTTGAATGTGAAGTGGACTTATAAGAGAGAGCAGCAAGATTTTCAGCTTTGCAAATAGAAGAAGCACTGTTTGGGATCTGGCTGGCTAGTGGCTGTTGTAGTAATTTTTGGGCTGGGGGTACTGATTTGCCCACTCTACCCTTCTATTTTGGAGTAAATGACTTCAAATGATTTCTCCACTTCaagattataaatatatactactttctttaaataaaaccctTAATCTtgcatatttcaaatcaaaattaaaGTCTAACagctataataaatataatatattttattttaaaatttgggtAGTATATTCGAGACTGATAACGATTTCTAGTCTAGAAAATAAGGTTGTTTGTATAAAAAGATTCACATGTaagcaaaaaaaatacaaattctgAAGGAATGAAAACATACATATAATTAAGtacaagttgacaaaaaaaaattaagtaatttttttgaattactTTACTCAGAGCTCTAAAATTTTCTGGAAGTGTTTCACAAGTGAAAAAGGGGCTTTTGTGTAATTGTCATCAGAAGTTAGTTTAATACCAGAAGATTGTTACCGGAGACGAC of the Brassica rapa cultivar Chiifu-401-42 chromosome A03, CAAS_Brap_v3.01, whole genome shotgun sequence genome contains:
- the LOC103860552 gene encoding protein COBRA produces the protein MESFISRSTSIVSKMSFLAVGIVFLVSSSSFTSTEAYDALDPEGNITMKWDVMSWTPDGYVAVVTMFNFQKYRHIPSPGWTLGWKWAKKEVIWSMVGAQTTEQGDCSKYKGNLPHCCKKDPTVVDLLPGTPYNQQIANCCKGGVLNSWVQDPGTAASSFQISVGAAGTTNKTVRVPRNFTLMGPGPGYTCGPAKIVRPTQFVTPDTRRTTQAMMTWNITCTYSQFLAQRTPTCCVSLSSFYNETIVGCPTCACGCQNNKTESGACLDPDTPHLASVVSPPTKKGTILPPLVQCTRHLCPIRVHWHVKQNYKEYWRVKITITNFNYRLNYSQWNMVAQHPNLDNITQIFSFNYKSLSPYAGLNDTAMLWGMKFYNDFLSEAGPLGNVQSEILFRKDQSTFTFEKGWAFPRRIYFNGDNCVMPPPDAYPFLPNGGFRTEFSVFSAVLLPVLLVFFLFSA